The Antarcticibacterium flavum genome contains the following window.
TCACTTTGATACCGCCGTTTAAACTTCAGGAGAAACAGAAAACTTCTCTGTTGGAGACCCTCACGAATTTTACAGCGAGGGAAGAGCCTTTGGAAATTTTTCTCTCGGGTTTTGGCGGTTTTCCTCCCGGTGTTTTGTTTATCGATGTTGAAAATAAAGAGCCAATCATACGGTTCTATGATCGCCTTCAAACTGTGCTGGAGGATATTCCTGGTGCTCTTCAGAAACAAAACAAGCCGCTGCATCCGCACATTACCCTTGCCACCCGCGACCTTAAGGAAGAATTTTACGACAGGGCATGGAATGATCTAAAAGCACGTCAATATAAAATAAGCTTTACTGCAGCCCATCTCTACCTGCTGTGGCATAACGGAAGGTCCTGGGAGGTATATGTCCAATTTCCTTTACAGGAAAAAAAACCCTAAATTTCTATTAAGTCAATGGTCATAAACTACCAAACCCCTACTTTACCTTAGGCTAAAAAGCTTAAATTTAATGTCTAATTCCCGTAGTCATGAAGAGGATCATTTGGCTTGTCATTATACTTCTTATAGTCTTTCTGGGCCTTGTATATCTTTCGGTTTCGGGGCAGAAAGAAGAATTTGATACGGCTGTTATTATAGAACCCGGTGATGTAGATGGCATCGATTTCACACTCCACGATTCTGTTACTGTGGCGGCGAGCTCACTATACAAAGGAAATTTGCTAAAAGAGACCATGCAAGGTAAAAATTACAGGGAAGCCTGGGAAACACCTGTCACCATTCCTGTTGTTTTTCTTGACACCCTTTTTGGCGGCATGACTATAGTAAAAGAAGGCGGAGGCACGCAAACCCATTCCCTTCGAATGGAAGATGCCAGGGGAATCCTTTACAGCCTTAGAAGCATAAATAAGGATCCTCAATCCCACGTCCCGGAATTTGCACGTACGCTAGGGCTCCAAAATATTGTGATAGACGGCATATCTGCCCAACACCCTTATGGCGCAGTTGCAGCTGCAGCACTGGCAGATGTAGCCGGGGTATTGCATACTCATCCACGACCCGTTTTTGTGCCAAAGCAAAAACTCCTTGGAGAATACAATGAAAAATATGGCAACCGTTTGTATTTACTTGAATTCGAAACCGAAGGAGTGGTGAACTGGACTCCATACCAAAATGTAAAGGAGATCCTGGATACAGATGATCTACAGGAATTAAAAGCAGAAGTTGGAGATCGATTAAGCATCGACCGCCACTCCCTGATTCGTGCACGGCTTTTTGACCTTCTTATTGGCGATTGGGACAGACATGCCAAACAATGGGGATGGGTCATACAGGAGGTGGACGGTCAATTAACAGCAATTTCTCTCCCGGGTGACCGCGATAATGCCTTTTTTAAACTTGAAGGAGTTATTCCCACAATCATTTCTCATAGGAGCGTGGAGCCGCTTGTAAGACCCTTTGAAAAAGAAATAGATTATATGCCCGGCCTTGTGTATCCCGTAGATGTTTATTTCCTTAAAAATACTCCGGTGGATATCTATGAGACTGAAGCCGCTTTCCTACAGCAGGCTCTAACAAATGAAAAGATCACTGCAGCACTTAAAATGTGGAATGAGGATTTTTACAGACAGGACGGGAAAGAAATAGCAGCCAAGATAATACAGCGAAGAGAAAACCTTATGGAGTATGCTATGGCCTTTAGAAAAATAGTTGAAGAAAGGGATTGGCTTAAAGAGCCTTTAAAAGGATCTGAAGATATTGATCTACCTCCCGGACTTATCAAATGTTTTGAGTGTCTTGAGCAATAAGTAACTTCTTAATATACGAGCTTATAAGGAGCCGTCATTCACCTCGATCCAATAACCATCGGGATCCTGGAAATAGATCTGTTTCACCCCATCTGGTCTTGTGTTGGTCGTATCTGGTTCTCCTTCCCAATTCTCAAAATGAATATTCCTGGATTTGAGATGCTGCATAAAACCGGGTAGGTCATCCACATTCAAAGCCATATGAAAACCCTTGTGGTGACTTATCTCCTCCTCATTTTCTATAAGATGGATCTGTACCTTGTCATTAAGCTGAAACCAGCGGATATGGTTTCCCAATCCCCCATTCGAAATTTCCGGCAGGCCCAGAACCTCGCTATAGAATTTTGCTGAAGCTTCCAGGTCTTTCACCTGCAGAGCATCATGATCCTTATTGATGCTAAAGTTGGACTGGGCATTACCGAAGGATGAAAATAATATGATAGCCATAGCTGTAAAAATTTGATTCCCGGTTTTCATAAGTATTAAAGGATTAAAAATGGATGAACTTAAAGATAATAAAATTTCGGCTCTCAAATCATAAAGCAATTTCAGGTATTTCTAAAAGGGGCTTTAATTCTTTGCTAAAGATTTAATAAAGCGTCCTCAGGAATTATCAGGATTTGATACTTTACATCTGCATAAAAAAAACGACTTTGAAAGATAACATAAAGGTAAAGGAAACGGCAGTTCTCTCAAGCAACTGGGGTATTCTAAACGAGATAACTTTTGAAATAAGAACCAGGAATGGACGCTGGGAAAAACAGGTAAGGGAAAGTTATGATACCGGGGATGGGGCTACAGTTCTATTATATAATAAAACCACAGGTAAAGTGATCCTCACCCGGCAATTCCGCCTGCCAACGTACTTGAATTGTAATCCCGGAGGAATTTTAACAGAAGCCTGTGCCGGCCTGTTGGAACAGGATTCGCCGGAGGAGTGTGTGATAAAAGAAGCCAGGGAAGAAACCGGGTACAGTATCTCCAACCCTCAAAAGGTATTTGAAGCCTATATGTCCCCGGGCTCTGTCACAGAGATCATGCATTTCTTCATAGCTGAATACAGCAAAGACCAGAAAGTAGGTGAAGGAGGCGGCCTGGAGGAAGAGCAGGAAGATATCGAGGTTGTGGAACTAGATTTTAAAGAAGCCTGGAACAGGGTAGAAACAGGAAAATTAAAAGATGCTAAAACCATCATGCTTCTGCAGCATTTAAAACTCAAAAAAATCCTTCAGGATTTTCATTGAGCTGGTAATTTTCTTCCACTTAGGAAGTTGGTCCGGGAATATGATTACTTCAAAATCTGGAACCAGAATTCACTGGCGTCCGGTAAACCAAATTAAATCCTACCTTAATACCATGAAAAAAGGGAGTCCTCGTTTTCGACCACAGACTCCCTTTAAAGGTTCCACTTAAAGCGGACATTATGGACAAAATTACAAGAAATTCTGGAATGCCGGTTCTCGGACAGCTGTTATCTTTTATTCCCCGAAGCAATTTTAACCGTTTAGTTGGCCAATTAGGTACAGATCGCTATACCAAACGATTTACATCCTGGGATCACCTGGTCTGTATGTTGTTTGCGGTTATTGAGAATGTTGGCGGATTACGTGAGTTATGCTCTGGTTTAGCAGCACATAATCAAAGTTTAAAACATTTAGGAATGAGTTCTATGCCATGCAGAAGCACCGTGAGTGATGCTAATATGCGCCGGTGTTCTGAGTTGTTTGAAAAAACCTTTTTAAGCATTTATAAACAGCATTATCGTTTTTTCTCGGACAGCAGTATACCTAAAAATGAAAAATGGCTCTCCAGGCTGTTTTTGGTTGACTCTACCACTGTTACGTTATTCAAGAATATAATGAAGGCCTGTGGTAATGCTATGGCCAACGGGAGGCGTAAGGGAGGAGTTAAAATACATACTGGAATGTGGCTAAAAGAACAGGTTCCTTCCTTAATAATGATTACTAAGGCAGCGGAAAATGATAAAAATTTTATGCCCCGATTTAAAAAACTTCCTGCACAGACCATTGTAGTTTTTGATAAGGCATACTTAAATTTTGGTTTATTTATTCATTGGAGTAAAAACGATGTCAGTTTTGTAAGCCGACTGCACAAAAGATGCAAAGTAACTTGGGGGAATTATAACCTCTTAACTAAGGAGGACGAACAATATGACATATTGGAAGACTGTAGAGCAGAATTAGGGCATAGCCAACAAAAACAAAAAGTAAAATGCCGCATAATAAAATTTTATGATAATAAAGATCAACGGGAAATTGAATTTATTACCAATGATATGCAGCTGCCTGCTTGCATAATTGCAGAAATATACAAGCAGCGATGGCAAATTGAGCTTTTATTTAAAAGGCTCAAGCAAAACCTCAAGATCACCAGCTTTATTGGCGATAATGAGAATGCAATACGTATTCAAATCTGGTGTGCGCTTATAGCAGATTTACTTGTCCAAATAGCTCGAAAAGGGTCTCGACGTTGCAGATTATCTTATTCGGTGATTTGCGGGCTATTTAGACTTCATTTAATGAATTATGTAAGAGTTACAGACTTACTTTTAAAATCAGCAGATCCTAACATTTATCCTAAAAATATACAGCTTGCACCTAACCTTTTTGATATAGGACCCCCATAGATTGAAAATCAAAATCGAAGTGATGTAGAATCAAGGTTTATTAAGATTAAAACAAGAAATACTATTTTTACCGGACGCCAGTGAACCAGAATTTTAGAAATAGTAGGGATATCCTCTTATAAATTACCTAAATCCTGATCTTTATCACTTTTTATTTTAAGTGTATCCTGTACTTTTAACCTATCAAACAATAAGCTGATATGGAAACACTTAAAGTACCGAATGACCTGGAAATTGCCAGGGATGTAGAACTAAAAAATATTACCGCAATAGCTGAAAAGCTTGGCCTGAACCCCGATGATATTGAAATGTACGGTAAGTATAAGGCAAAACTCCCGCTTGATATCATTGATGAAGAAAAAGTATCGCAGGGGAATCTTATTTTGGTGAGTGCAATCTCCCCTACTCCCGCGGGTGAGGGAAAAACAACCGTTTCCATCGGTTTGTCTGAAGCTCTAAACAGGATAGGTAAAAAAACAACAGTAGTGATAAGAGAGCCTTCTCTTGGTCCTGTTTTTGGAATAAAAGGTGGTGCTACCGGTGGTGGCTTCTCACAAGTATTACCAATGGAAGATATAAATCTCCATTTCACCGGGGATTTTTCAGCAATAGAAAAAGCCAACAACCTTCTTGCTGCCCTTATTGATAACAACCTGCAAAGCCGGGTCAATAACCTGGGAATAGATCCCCGCACAGTTTCTTTAAAACGGGTGATGGATATGAATGACCGTGCCCTAAGGGATATCACCATTGGACTTGGAGGAACAAACAATGGAGTACCACGTGAGAGTGGCTTTGACATTACCGCTGCTTCTGAAATTATGGCTATTTCATGTCTTGCTGAAGATATGGATGACCTAAAGAAACGCCTGGGAAATATTTTCGTGGGATTCACCTTTGATAAAAAACCTGTGTATGCCCGTCATTTAAAAGCTGAAGGTGCCATGGCAACCTTGCTCAAAGATGCTATAAAGCCAAACCTGGTACAAACAATAGAAGGTAATCCTGCCATAGTTCACTTAGGGCCGTTTGCCAATATTGCACAGGGTACCAACTCTGTCCTTGCTACGAAAATGGGAATGACCCTAAGCGACTATACCGTCACAGAAGCCGGATTCGGATTTGATCTGGGTGCAGAAAAATTCCTTAATATTAAATGCCAGAGCGCAGGACTTTCTCCAAAGGCAGTTGTTTTAACTGCAACCATTAGAGCGCTTAAATATCATGGAGGGGCAGCTTTAAATTCCCTAACTATTCCTAATACAGAAGCACTTCGAAAAGGGTTGCCTAACCTGGAGAAACATTTGGAGAACGCATTGCAGTTCCACATTACACCTGTAATTGCTATTAACCTTTTCGCATCAGATTCCTTTGAAGAGATCGAGATCATCAAGGAATTTGCTGAAGCTAAAGGGGTAAGGGTAGCTGTGGCCGATGTTTGGGCCAACGGCGGTTATGGCGCCATAGAACTTGCCGAGAAAGTCGTGGAGATCGTGGAGGAGGGATCATCCTCTTTCAAACCTCTTTACAGCTGGGATATGCCCGTAGTTTCCAAAATAGATACTATAGCCAAAAAAATCTACGGTGCAGTAAATGTGGAATTCTCTGCAAAGGCTAAAAAAGACCTGAAGACTATTGCATCGCTTGGACTTGAAAAACTCCCTGTTTGTATTGCAAAGACGCAAAAATCATTATCAGATGATCCTGGGCTCTTGGGCCGGCCCAGAGATTTCACCATCACAGTACGGGAAATTGAAATTGCGGCAGGTGCCGGCTTCCTTATCCCCATTACAGGAGAAATGATGCGCATGCCCGGGTTACCGGCCCATCCGGCATCAGAGAACATAAACATTGATAATGAAGGGATCATAACCGGCCTTATTTAGCAGAATGTTCGGTAGTCTCATCCCAAAAATTGATTTACGTATGTCAACCTAAGGTTAAAACTGCAGGCAGGGAGGGTAAATATAGTATCTTGCACCAAACAATTTCAAGTACCTTTATGTATTATATTCTACATCATCCAGA
Protein-coding sequences here:
- a CDS encoding 2'-5' RNA ligase family protein translates to MDLYFLALIPPEIIKQEVKILKEEIRLKYAAKHALKLPAHITLIPPFKLQEKQKTSLLETLTNFTAREEPLEIFLSGFGGFPPGVLFIDVENKEPIIRFYDRLQTVLEDIPGALQKQNKPLHPHITLATRDLKEEFYDRAWNDLKARQYKISFTAAHLYLLWHNGRSWEVYVQFPLQEKKP
- a CDS encoding VOC family protein, which translates into the protein MAIILFSSFGNAQSNFSINKDHDALQVKDLEASAKFYSEVLGLPEISNGGLGNHIRWFQLNDKVQIHLIENEEEISHHKGFHMALNVDDLPGFMQHLKSRNIHFENWEGEPDTTNTRPDGVKQIYFQDPDGYWIEVNDGSL
- a CDS encoding NUDIX domain-containing protein, with the translated sequence MKDNIKVKETAVLSSNWGILNEITFEIRTRNGRWEKQVRESYDTGDGATVLLYNKTTGKVILTRQFRLPTYLNCNPGGILTEACAGLLEQDSPEECVIKEAREETGYSISNPQKVFEAYMSPGSVTEIMHFFIAEYSKDQKVGEGGGLEEEQEDIEVVELDFKEAWNRVETGKLKDAKTIMLLQHLKLKKILQDFH
- a CDS encoding IS4 family transposase, which gives rise to MDKITRNSGMPVLGQLLSFIPRSNFNRLVGQLGTDRYTKRFTSWDHLVCMLFAVIENVGGLRELCSGLAAHNQSLKHLGMSSMPCRSTVSDANMRRCSELFEKTFLSIYKQHYRFFSDSSIPKNEKWLSRLFLVDSTTVTLFKNIMKACGNAMANGRRKGGVKIHTGMWLKEQVPSLIMITKAAENDKNFMPRFKKLPAQTIVVFDKAYLNFGLFIHWSKNDVSFVSRLHKRCKVTWGNYNLLTKEDEQYDILEDCRAELGHSQQKQKVKCRIIKFYDNKDQREIEFITNDMQLPACIIAEIYKQRWQIELLFKRLKQNLKITSFIGDNENAIRIQIWCALIADLLVQIARKGSRRCRLSYSVICGLFRLHLMNYVRVTDLLLKSADPNIYPKNIQLAPNLFDIGPP
- a CDS encoding formate--tetrahydrofolate ligase, whose protein sequence is METLKVPNDLEIARDVELKNITAIAEKLGLNPDDIEMYGKYKAKLPLDIIDEEKVSQGNLILVSAISPTPAGEGKTTVSIGLSEALNRIGKKTTVVIREPSLGPVFGIKGGATGGGFSQVLPMEDINLHFTGDFSAIEKANNLLAALIDNNLQSRVNNLGIDPRTVSLKRVMDMNDRALRDITIGLGGTNNGVPRESGFDITAASEIMAISCLAEDMDDLKKRLGNIFVGFTFDKKPVYARHLKAEGAMATLLKDAIKPNLVQTIEGNPAIVHLGPFANIAQGTNSVLATKMGMTLSDYTVTEAGFGFDLGAEKFLNIKCQSAGLSPKAVVLTATIRALKYHGGAALNSLTIPNTEALRKGLPNLEKHLENALQFHITPVIAINLFASDSFEEIEIIKEFAEAKGVRVAVADVWANGGYGAIELAEKVVEIVEEGSSSFKPLYSWDMPVVSKIDTIAKKIYGAVNVEFSAKAKKDLKTIASLGLEKLPVCIAKTQKSLSDDPGLLGRPRDFTITVREIEIAAGAGFLIPITGEMMRMPGLPAHPASENINIDNEGIITGLI